The Trinickia acidisoli genome includes a window with the following:
- a CDS encoding MinD/ParA family ATP-binding protein, whose amino-acid sequence MGKQVTDQAEGLRRLLAKSGSRVVAVTGGPMGVGRTSTVVNLAAALATLGKDVLVIDERLGANSVSAMLGGLHGAGSLRALMNGEIALDQACSRHELGFSVLAASRENCAGYSAAQLGLLLSGPADVVLVDARLDRQGALSPLGAQAHDVLIVTRVAAAAITEAYACMKRLHFEHAIAQFRVLVNHVSSLADAQTAFDNLAEVAARYLTVSIEDAGCVAADSLMERSLELGRCVVDAFPSAPSARDFRHVAAEMLYWPMRPAMCSPRPEVTVRTALPASAIADGAAARQHA is encoded by the coding sequence TTGGGTAAGCAAGTCACCGATCAGGCGGAAGGGCTGCGCCGGCTGCTCGCGAAGAGCGGGTCGCGCGTGGTGGCGGTCACGGGCGGCCCGATGGGTGTCGGCCGCACGTCGACGGTCGTGAATTTGGCGGCGGCATTGGCCACGCTCGGCAAGGACGTGCTCGTCATCGACGAGCGCCTCGGCGCGAATTCCGTCTCGGCCATGCTGGGCGGCTTGCACGGCGCCGGCTCGCTGCGCGCGTTGATGAACGGCGAGATCGCGCTCGATCAAGCCTGCTCGCGCCACGAATTGGGGTTTTCGGTGCTCGCGGCCTCGCGCGAGAACTGCGCCGGCTATAGCGCCGCGCAGCTTGGCCTGCTGCTCTCGGGGCCGGCCGACGTCGTGCTCGTCGATGCGCGGCTCGACCGCCAGGGGGCGCTCTCGCCGCTCGGGGCGCAAGCGCACGACGTGCTGATCGTTACGCGCGTGGCGGCCGCCGCGATCACGGAAGCGTACGCCTGCATGAAGCGCTTGCACTTCGAGCACGCGATCGCGCAGTTCCGCGTGCTCGTGAATCACGTGTCGAGTTTGGCCGACGCGCAGACGGCGTTCGACAACCTCGCCGAGGTCGCCGCGCGCTATCTGACGGTGTCGATCGAAGACGCCGGATGCGTAGCGGCCGATTCGCTGATGGAGCGATCGCTCGAACTGGGGCGATGCGTCGTCGATGCGTTCCCGTCGGCGCCGTCGGCGCGGGACTTTCGGCACGTCGCCGCGGAGATGTTGTATTGGCCGATGCGCCCGGCGATGTGTTCGCCGCGGCCAGAGGTTACGGTGCGCACGGCCTTGCCGGCGTCGGCGATCGCCGACGGCGCGGCCGCGCGCCAACACGCTTGA
- a CDS encoding RNA polymerase sigma factor FliA yields MYNAQGKMSQTDVLTQYAPLVRRLGLQLVAKMPASVDLDDLIQAGMIGLLDAASRYKEDQGAQFETYASQRIRGAMLDELRNNDWLPRSLRKTSREVESAVHQVEQRLGRSASETEVADHLQMPLDAFQSMLQDLHGSQLIYYEDFDRSADDEPFLDRYCVDHSDPLSALLDDSLRAALVEAIDKLPEREKLLMSLYYERGMNLREIGAVMEVSESRVCQLHSQAVARLRAKLREMAWASVD; encoded by the coding sequence ATGTACAACGCTCAAGGGAAAATGTCCCAGACGGATGTATTGACGCAGTACGCGCCGCTCGTGCGCCGGCTTGGCTTGCAACTCGTGGCGAAGATGCCGGCGAGCGTCGATCTCGACGACCTGATTCAGGCCGGGATGATCGGTTTGCTCGACGCGGCGAGCCGCTACAAGGAAGACCAGGGCGCGCAGTTCGAAACCTACGCGAGTCAACGCATTCGTGGCGCCATGCTCGACGAACTGCGCAACAACGATTGGTTGCCGCGCAGCTTGCGCAAGACGTCGCGCGAGGTCGAATCGGCCGTGCACCAGGTCGAGCAGCGGCTCGGCCGGTCCGCGAGCGAGACCGAAGTTGCCGACCATCTGCAGATGCCGCTCGATGCCTTTCAGTCGATGCTGCAGGATCTGCACGGCAGTCAGCTCATCTATTACGAAGATTTCGACCGCTCGGCCGACGACGAACCGTTCCTCGACCGCTACTGCGTCGATCACTCGGACCCGCTCTCGGCACTGCTCGACGACAGCCTGCGCGCGGCGCTCGTCGAAGCGATCGACAAGCTGCCCGAGCGCGAGAAGCTGTTGATGTCGCTGTATTACGAGCGCGGCATGAACCTGCGCGAGATCGGCGCGGTGATGGAAGTGAGCGAATCGCGCGTATGCCAGCTCCATAGCCAAGCGGTTGCGAGGCTGCGAGCCAAGCTGCGCGAGATGGCTTGGGCCAGCGTCGACTGA
- a CDS encoding HigA family addiction module antitoxin, giving the protein MPRKGREAAAATPVPAARVGPYAIDPLELSITRAAEALGVSRKTLSEIVNGRAAISPEMAVRLELAFGKRAESWLAHQAEYDLWQIEQRKEQLHVHAFKRAA; this is encoded by the coding sequence TTGCCCCGGAAGGGGCGCGAAGCGGCCGCCGCTACACCGGTTCCGGCTGCGCGCGTGGGGCCTTATGCGATCGACCCGCTCGAGCTTTCGATCACGCGCGCCGCCGAGGCGCTGGGGGTGTCGCGCAAGACGCTTTCGGAGATCGTCAACGGCCGAGCTGCGATCAGCCCGGAGATGGCAGTGCGCCTAGAACTAGCTTTCGGAAAGCGCGCCGAGTCCTGGTTGGCACACCAGGCCGAGTACGATCTATGGCAGATCGAGCAGCGCAAAGAGCAATTGCACGTGCATGCGTTCAAGCGCGCGGCTTGA
- a CDS encoding flagella synthesis protein FlgN → MRDALLATVTEEHAALEAFASLLMYEEKALAAVSPLETLPGIVEKKTELTEKLASLEKTRDSQLRQMGLPVGWKGMELAIADDARLAKQWQLLQAVVQRARRSNATNGLMIRIRMNYNQNALAILRGGASRHSASVYGPDGRMATA, encoded by the coding sequence ATGAGAGACGCCCTGCTTGCCACTGTGACCGAAGAACACGCTGCGCTCGAAGCGTTTGCGTCTTTGCTGATGTACGAGGAAAAGGCGCTTGCGGCCGTATCGCCGCTCGAGACGCTGCCCGGCATCGTCGAGAAGAAGACCGAGCTGACTGAAAAGCTCGCGTCGCTCGAAAAAACGCGCGACAGCCAACTGCGCCAGATGGGATTGCCTGTTGGCTGGAAGGGAATGGAGCTCGCGATCGCCGACGACGCTCGCCTTGCCAAGCAGTGGCAACTATTGCAGGCCGTCGTGCAACGCGCGCGCCGCTCGAACGCCACGAACGGCCTCATGATCCGTATCCGGATGAACTACAACCAGAACGCGCTCGCCATCCTGCGTGGCGGTGCCTCGCGTCATTCGGCCAGCGTCTACGGGCCGGATGGGCGGATGGCGACGGCTTGA
- the flgM gene encoding flagellar biosynthesis anti-sigma factor FlgM, which produces MKVDSTSTSSLTSPKGDVQGARQGGQTAASTAQTSANAASAQSTGSGDASNVSLSGLSSQLRSLAASGEADIDVAHVASIKQAIADGTLTMDTSKIADGILSTARDLLKNPSTGG; this is translated from the coding sequence GTGAAAGTCGATTCAACCTCCACTTCGAGCCTGACCTCGCCCAAGGGCGACGTGCAGGGTGCCCGGCAGGGCGGTCAAACCGCGGCGAGCACCGCGCAAACGAGCGCCAATGCCGCGTCGGCTCAGTCCACGGGCAGCGGCGACGCCAGCAACGTCAGCCTGTCCGGGCTGTCGTCGCAGTTGCGCTCGCTGGCTGCGTCGGGCGAAGCCGACATCGACGTCGCGCACGTTGCGTCGATCAAGCAAGCCATTGCCGACGGCACGCTGACGATGGATACGAGCAAGATTGCGGACGGCATTCTTTCGACCGCCCGCGATCTGTTGAAGAACCCGTCGACGGGCGGCTGA
- the flgA gene encoding flagellar basal body P-ring formation chaperone FlgA produces the protein MEKPMSLSAASDPARRAAPRALGRRHARLVRAAACALVAALLPLTAAQAQNTDTSASGQIYIPGPGEAKAVKPSGAMISIPGPGQAQASASAGTATNGMIVIPGPGEARGAAPANVPPIVSEPHPAIATAASRVIPVVVTAPQRSIRAAQPIAPASVGGPTRPTAPAAATAAALAPASDAPAGQEDSEAIRHAALAYLQQQTIGLPGKISITVAPTFPRGLAACTTLEPFMPTGARLWGTTSVGVRCAGAKPWTLYLRARIAIDATYYLAARQIEPGTVVTAQDLLARDGDLSNLPRAIITDPSQAIGSTALARISAGMPLRQDLLKSASAVAIGQTVRVIAQGQGFTISSEGSVMNNAAPGQEVRVRLAGGQIISGIVRDAGTVQVQM, from the coding sequence ATGGAGAAACCGATGTCCTTGTCCGCCGCTTCCGATCCCGCGCGCCGAGCAGCGCCGCGCGCCCTCGGCCGGCGGCATGCTCGCCTCGTGCGCGCAGCGGCCTGTGCGCTGGTCGCAGCCCTGTTGCCGCTCACGGCGGCCCAGGCGCAAAACACCGATACGAGCGCGAGCGGGCAGATCTATATCCCCGGCCCGGGCGAGGCCAAAGCCGTTAAGCCGAGCGGCGCGATGATTTCGATTCCCGGCCCCGGGCAAGCGCAAGCGAGTGCGTCCGCCGGCACGGCGACGAACGGCATGATCGTCATCCCGGGACCGGGCGAGGCGCGCGGCGCCGCGCCGGCCAACGTTCCCCCTATCGTCAGCGAGCCGCATCCGGCGATCGCGACGGCGGCAAGCCGCGTCATACCCGTCGTCGTGACGGCGCCGCAGCGCTCGATCCGCGCCGCGCAACCGATTGCGCCCGCCTCGGTCGGTGGGCCCACTCGCCCGACGGCGCCGGCGGCTGCAACCGCCGCGGCCTTGGCGCCCGCCTCCGACGCGCCGGCCGGCCAGGAAGACAGCGAGGCGATTCGCCACGCGGCCCTTGCCTATCTTCAGCAACAGACGATCGGCCTGCCCGGCAAGATCAGCATCACGGTTGCCCCGACCTTCCCGCGGGGCCTGGCCGCCTGCACGACGCTCGAGCCGTTCATGCCGACGGGCGCCCGGCTATGGGGCACCACGTCGGTCGGCGTGCGCTGCGCCGGCGCCAAGCCGTGGACGCTCTATCTGCGAGCCCGCATCGCGATCGATGCGACCTACTACCTCGCGGCGCGCCAGATCGAGCCCGGTACGGTCGTGACGGCGCAAGACCTGCTCGCGCGCGACGGCGACCTCTCGAATTTGCCGCGCGCGATCATTACCGATCCGTCGCAGGCGATCGGCTCGACGGCACTGGCCCGGATCAGCGCCGGCATGCCGCTGCGCCAGGATCTGCTCAAAAGCGCGAGCGCGGTCGCGATCGGCCAAACGGTGCGCGTCATCGCGCAAGGCCAAGGTTTCACGATTTCGTCCGAGGGCAGCGTCATGAACAACGCGGCGCCCGGACAAGAGGTTCGTGTCAGGCTAGCCGGGGGCCAGATCATCTCCGGCATCGTCCGAGATGCCGGAACGGTGCAGGTTCAGATGTGA
- the flgB gene encoding flagellar basal body rod protein FlgB, which yields MLDKLDAEFAFGREALDVRAYRQELLSSNIANADTPGYKARDVDFGSSLATALQRSGATQGTSAMASSGAAALPLAQPAGVTSGMTMASTEPGHMTGNAQLIPTGGQTQDYGKLAYRIPTQPALDGNTVDLDAERVQFADNTVHYESGMTTVSQQMKQLLSAITSGG from the coding sequence ATGCTGGACAAACTCGATGCCGAATTCGCCTTTGGCCGTGAGGCGCTCGATGTACGCGCCTATCGGCAGGAGTTGCTGTCGTCGAACATCGCCAACGCCGATACGCCCGGCTACAAGGCGCGCGACGTCGATTTCGGCTCGTCGCTCGCCACCGCGCTTCAGCGCAGCGGCGCGACGCAGGGTACGAGCGCGATGGCCAGCTCGGGCGCGGCTGCGTTGCCGTTGGCCCAGCCGGCCGGCGTGACGAGCGGGATGACGATGGCGTCGACGGAGCCCGGCCACATGACGGGCAACGCTCAGCTCATTCCGACCGGCGGCCAAACCCAGGATTACGGCAAGCTTGCCTACCGGATTCCGACACAACCGGCGCTCGACGGCAACACCGTCGATCTCGACGCGGAACGCGTCCAATTTGCCGACAACACCGTGCATTACGAATCAGGCATGACCACCGTGTCGCAGCAGATGAAGCAACTGCTCTCGGCGATCACGTCGGGCGGCTGA
- the flgC gene encoding flagellar basal body rod protein FlgC: MALMNIFTVAGSALSAESERLNVTASNLANADSTTGPDGQPYRAKQVVFGVKPIGGAETASGQQVGGVEVTNVIDDPTPMKTTYDPTNPAADSNGYVTMPNVDPVQEMVNMISASRSYQANVETLNTAKNLMLKTLTIGT; the protein is encoded by the coding sequence ATGGCATTGATGAACATTTTTACCGTTGCAGGCTCGGCGCTGTCGGCCGAATCCGAGCGGCTCAACGTCACCGCGTCGAATCTCGCGAACGCCGACAGCACGACGGGCCCGGACGGTCAGCCGTACCGCGCCAAGCAGGTCGTGTTCGGCGTCAAGCCGATCGGCGGGGCGGAAACGGCCAGCGGCCAGCAAGTGGGCGGCGTGGAGGTGACGAACGTCATCGACGACCCCACACCGATGAAGACGACTTACGACCCGACCAACCCCGCAGCGGACTCGAACGGCTACGTCACGATGCCGAACGTCGACCCGGTGCAAGAAATGGTGAACATGATCTCGGCCTCGCGCTCGTACCAGGCCAACGTCGAGACGCTGAACACCGCCAAGAACCTGATGCTGAAAACCTTGACGATCGGCACCTGA
- a CDS encoding flagellar hook assembly protein FlgD, giving the protein MTSSNTTISNGGTVSTQLLDTINGTSSSSSSSSSSSSSSATSSTSLEQTFLQLLVAQLQNQDPTNPMDSSQMTAQLAQINTVTGISQLNTTLTSLASQLSAGQNAQSSLLIGQNVLVAGSTATVSSGTSPGFGVTVASNVSDLKVTIKNSSGQIVNTIDLGAQQAGTVPVSWTPTDSSGNTLANGTYTISAVGTSSTGATTSETTLTGAQVDSIVQQSDGSTGFLLSNGSTVGTTSVVAIM; this is encoded by the coding sequence GTGACGTCATCCAATACCACCATCAGCAACGGCGGCACCGTTTCGACGCAGTTGCTCGATACGATCAACGGCACTTCGTCGAGTAGCAGCTCGTCCTCGAGCTCATCGTCCTCGAGTGCGACGTCATCGACGAGCTTGGAGCAGACCTTCCTGCAACTGCTCGTGGCGCAGTTGCAGAACCAAGACCCGACCAACCCGATGGACAGCTCGCAAATGACCGCGCAGCTCGCCCAGATCAACACGGTGACGGGCATCAGCCAGTTGAACACGACGCTGACTTCGCTGGCCTCGCAGCTCTCGGCCGGCCAAAACGCGCAATCCTCGCTGCTGATCGGCCAGAACGTCCTCGTGGCGGGCTCGACGGCGACCGTCTCGAGCGGCACCTCGCCCGGCTTCGGGGTGACGGTCGCCTCGAACGTCTCCGATCTGAAGGTCACGATCAAGAATTCCTCGGGCCAGATCGTGAACACGATCGATCTCGGCGCGCAGCAGGCCGGCACCGTTCCGGTGAGCTGGACGCCCACCGACTCGTCGGGCAACACGCTGGCCAACGGCACCTACACGATCTCCGCGGTCGGCACGAGCAGCACCGGCGCGACGACATCCGAAACGACGCTGACCGGCGCGCAAGTGGACAGCATCGTCCAGCAAAGCGACGGGTCGACGGGATTCTTGCTCAGCAACGGCAGCACGGTCGGTACGACCAGTGTTGTCGCCATCATGTAA
- the flgE gene encoding flagellar hook protein FlgE, giving the protein MGYQQGLSGLSASSNDLDVIGNNIANANTDGFKQSTAQFADLYANTIATSVNNQIGIGTQLAGVQQDFTQGTFTTTGQALNVAINGTGFFQMSNDGTLTYSRNGVFQLNNQGYITDSSGLELMGYAANANGVINTAQTVPIQIPTTNIAPVATQNITAQLNLNSQDSVPTVTPFSSTNSSTYNYSTSIQTYDSLGGSQQINMYFVKTAANSWDVYAGPSTGTISQVGSVGFSSSGALTSTAATAPATSPATGELTFTVPNTDGSGSPQSLTLNLTGSTQYGGTDGVNNLQQDGYATGELSNFSIGANGTITGTYSNGQTQSLGQIVLANFNDPNGLQDLGGNEYEETQASGVPQISAPGSTNHGTLTGGAVEDSNVDLTSQLVDLITAQRNYQANAQTIKTQQTVDETLIDL; this is encoded by the coding sequence ATGGGCTACCAACAAGGCTTGAGCGGCTTGTCCGCATCGTCGAACGATCTGGACGTGATCGGCAACAACATCGCGAATGCCAACACCGACGGCTTCAAGCAAAGCACGGCGCAGTTCGCGGACCTGTACGCGAACACGATCGCGACGTCGGTCAACAACCAAATCGGTATCGGCACGCAGCTCGCGGGCGTTCAGCAAGACTTCACGCAAGGCACGTTCACGACGACGGGCCAGGCGCTGAACGTCGCGATCAACGGCACGGGCTTTTTCCAGATGTCGAACGACGGCACGCTGACCTACTCGCGCAACGGCGTATTCCAGCTCAACAACCAGGGCTACATCACGGATTCGTCGGGGCTCGAACTGATGGGCTACGCGGCGAACGCGAACGGCGTGATCAACACCGCGCAGACGGTGCCGATCCAAATCCCGACGACCAACATCGCACCGGTTGCCACGCAAAACATCACGGCGCAGTTGAATCTGAACTCGCAGGACAGCGTGCCGACGGTGACGCCGTTCTCGTCGACGAACTCGTCGACGTACAACTACTCGACGTCGATCCAGACCTACGACTCGCTCGGCGGGTCGCAGCAGATCAACATGTACTTCGTGAAGACGGCCGCGAACTCGTGGGACGTCTACGCGGGCCCGTCCACCGGCACGATCAGCCAGGTCGGCTCGGTCGGCTTCAGCTCGTCCGGTGCGCTGACCTCGACCGCGGCGACCGCGCCGGCCACGTCGCCCGCCACCGGCGAGCTCACGTTCACGGTGCCGAACACCGACGGCAGCGGATCGCCGCAATCGTTGACGCTGAACTTGACGGGCTCGACGCAATACGGCGGCACGGACGGCGTGAACAACCTGCAGCAAGACGGTTATGCCACGGGCGAGCTCTCGAATTTCTCGATCGGCGCCAACGGCACGATCACGGGCACGTACTCGAACGGCCAAACGCAATCGCTCGGCCAGATCGTGCTCGCGAACTTCAACGACCCGAACGGCCTGCAGGACCTCGGCGGCAACGAGTACGAGGAAACGCAGGCCTCGGGCGTGCCGCAAATTTCGGCGCCGGGCAGCACGAACCACGGCACGCTGACGGGCGGCGCGGTCGAAGATTCGAACGTCGACTTGACGAGCCAGCTCGTCGATCTGATCACGGCGCAGCGCAACTACCAGGCGAACGCGCAGACGATCAAGACGCAGCAGACCGTCGACGAAACGCTGATCGACCTGTAA
- the flgF gene encoding flagellar basal-body rod protein FlgF has protein sequence MDRLIYTAMTGASEALEQQAVVANNLANTSTTGFRAQLANFRDAPLSFGDGTTVDNDTTRTFALTATPGSDFAPGPISQTGNPLDVAIQGPGWLSVQTADGDEAYTRAGNLHVDENGQLVTATNQPVLGTGGPISVPPGASVTIGKDGTVSALGAGDSPSQIVVLDQLKLVNPDPSTMTRGDDGLFRTADGQPADADPTVNVVQGALEGSNVNPVAAMVSMITNARQFQMQTKLLQTADQNDQSANQLLTFS, from the coding sequence ATGGACCGACTGATCTACACCGCGATGACGGGCGCTTCCGAGGCGCTCGAGCAGCAGGCCGTCGTCGCCAACAACTTGGCGAATACGTCGACGACGGGTTTTCGCGCGCAGCTCGCGAACTTCCGCGACGCGCCGCTGAGTTTCGGCGACGGCACGACGGTCGACAACGACACGACGCGCACGTTCGCACTGACCGCGACGCCGGGATCGGACTTCGCGCCGGGCCCGATTTCGCAGACGGGCAACCCGCTCGACGTCGCGATCCAAGGTCCGGGCTGGCTCTCGGTGCAAACGGCGGACGGCGACGAAGCCTACACGCGCGCGGGCAATCTGCACGTCGATGAAAACGGCCAGCTCGTGACGGCGACGAACCAGCCCGTGCTCGGCACCGGCGGCCCGATTTCGGTGCCGCCCGGCGCGAGCGTGACGATCGGCAAGGACGGCACGGTGTCGGCGCTCGGCGCGGGCGATTCGCCCTCGCAAATCGTCGTGCTCGACCAGCTCAAGCTCGTCAATCCCGACCCGAGCACCATGACGCGCGGCGACGACGGTTTGTTCCGGACGGCCGACGGCCAGCCGGCCGATGCCGATCCGACCGTCAACGTCGTGCAGGGCGCGCTCGAAGGCAGCAACGTGAACCCCGTCGCGGCGATGGTCTCGATGATCACGAACGCGCGCCAGTTTCAGATGCAAACGAAGTTGCTGCAGACGGCGGATCAGAACGATCAGTCGGCCAACCAGCTACTGACGTTCAGCTAA
- the flgG gene encoding flagellar basal-body rod protein FlgG: protein MNRSLYIAATGMNAQQDQMDVISNNLANVSTNGFKGSRAVFQDLIYQTLRQPGANSTQQTELPSGLQVGTGVQQVATERLYTQGNLTQTGNSKDVAINGNGFFQVQMPDGTTAYTRDGSFETNAQGQLVTSSGYPVMPQITIPQNATSLTIGSDGTVSITLPNSTNNQTIGTLQLATFINPAGLQSNGENLLSETTSSGAPNVTTPGLNGAGTLNQGYVEASNVNVVQELVNMIETQRAYEINSKAVQTSDQMLQTLSQMSV from the coding sequence ATGAACCGCTCGCTTTACATCGCCGCTACCGGCATGAATGCGCAGCAGGACCAGATGGATGTCATCTCGAACAACCTCGCCAACGTGAGCACGAACGGCTTCAAGGGCTCGCGCGCGGTGTTCCAAGATCTCATCTATCAAACGCTGCGCCAGCCCGGCGCGAACTCCACGCAGCAAACCGAACTGCCCTCCGGGCTGCAGGTCGGCACGGGCGTGCAGCAAGTGGCGACCGAGCGGCTGTACACGCAGGGCAACCTGACGCAAACGGGCAACTCGAAGGACGTCGCCATCAACGGCAACGGCTTCTTCCAAGTGCAGATGCCCGACGGCACGACGGCCTACACGCGCGACGGCTCGTTCGAGACGAACGCACAGGGCCAGCTCGTGACCTCGAGCGGCTATCCGGTCATGCCGCAGATCACGATTCCGCAGAACGCGACCTCGCTGACGATCGGCAGCGACGGCACGGTCAGCATCACGCTGCCCAATTCGACCAACAACCAGACGATCGGCACGCTCCAGCTCGCCACGTTCATCAACCCGGCCGGTCTGCAATCGAACGGCGAGAACCTGCTTTCGGAGACGACCTCCTCGGGCGCGCCGAACGTGACGACGCCGGGCTTGAACGGTGCCGGCACGCTGAACCAGGGCTACGTCGAAGCTTCTAACGTGAACGTCGTGCAAGAGTTGGTGAACATGATCGAGACGCAGCGCGCGTACGAAATCAACAGCAAGGCGGTCCAGACTTCGGATCAAATGTTGCAGACCTTGAGCCAGATGTCGGTTTGA
- the flgH gene encoding flagellar basal body L-ring protein FlgH — protein sequence MSQTSRIPFRVRGLRAAATLTFASALAGVLTGTFAGCAQIEHRQPIVQQPMTATPPVPPQLQPPGSIYNPGYAGHPLFEDQRPRNVGDILTIVISENINATKSSAANAGRAGSTATSVPTAGFLSGLFNHVNLNASGSNTFAGSGGANASNTFNGTITVTVTNVLPNGNLVVSGEKQMLINQGNEFVRFSGVVNPNTVSGENTVLSTQVADARIEYSAKGYINEAETMGWLQRFFLNIAPW from the coding sequence ATGTCGCAAACGAGCCGAATTCCCTTTCGCGTGCGCGGGTTGCGCGCGGCAGCCACGCTGACCTTCGCGAGTGCGCTCGCGGGGGTGCTGACGGGCACTTTCGCCGGTTGCGCGCAGATCGAGCACCGCCAGCCGATCGTGCAGCAGCCGATGACGGCCACGCCGCCGGTGCCGCCGCAACTGCAGCCGCCGGGCTCGATCTACAACCCCGGCTACGCCGGCCATCCGCTGTTCGAAGACCAGCGTCCGCGCAACGTCGGCGACATCCTCACGATCGTCATCTCCGAAAACATCAACGCGACGAAATCGTCGGCGGCCAACGCCGGCCGCGCCGGCAGCACCGCGACATCGGTGCCGACGGCGGGCTTTCTCTCGGGCCTGTTCAACCACGTCAATCTGAACGCATCGGGCTCGAACACGTTCGCCGGCTCCGGCGGCGCGAACGCATCGAACACGTTCAACGGCACGATCACGGTCACGGTCACGAACGTGTTGCCCAACGGCAATCTCGTCGTGAGCGGCGAGAAGCAGATGTTGATCAACCAGGGCAACGAGTTCGTGCGCTTCTCGGGCGTGGTCAACCCGAACACGGTGTCGGGCGAGAACACGGTGCTCTCGACGCAGGTGGCCGACGCGCGCATCGAATACTCGGCCAAGGGTTACATCAACGAAGCGGAAACGATGGGATGGCTCCAGCGTTTCTTCCTCAACATAGCGCCATGGTGA
- a CDS encoding flagellar basal body P-ring protein FlgI encodes MTTSFMRALRTLHTVRRALVLVGVPVMLACAGTAHAERLKDLVQIQGVRDNPLIGYGLVVGLDGTGDQTTQTPFTTQTLTNMLANLGISLNNGQSTGASPASNMQLKNVAAVMVTATLPPFERPGEAIDITVSSLGNAKSLRGGTLLLTPLKGADGQVYALAQGNVAVGGAGASANGSKVQVNQLAAGRVPSGAIVERAVPTQVAQAGGTMQMELNDMDYDTTQRIVAAVNNAFGEGTATPLDGRTIQLRAPIDPSQQVAFMAQLENLDVRPAQAAAKVILNSRTGSIVMNQMVTLQSCAVAHGNLSVIVNTQTAVSQPGAFSNGTTVSSRQSQIQLKQDNGSLKLVTAGANLAEVVKALNALGATPADLMSILQAMKAAGALRADLEII; translated from the coding sequence ATGACGACCTCGTTCATGCGCGCCTTGCGCACGCTTCATACCGTTCGCCGCGCACTCGTGCTCGTCGGCGTGCCCGTCATGCTGGCCTGCGCCGGTACGGCGCATGCCGAGCGCCTGAAGGATCTCGTGCAGATCCAGGGCGTGCGCGACAACCCGCTGATCGGCTATGGCCTCGTCGTCGGCCTCGACGGCACGGGCGACCAGACGACGCAAACGCCGTTCACGACGCAAACGCTCACGAACATGCTGGCCAACCTCGGCATCTCGCTGAACAACGGCCAATCGACGGGCGCGAGCCCCGCGTCGAACATGCAGCTCAAGAACGTGGCCGCCGTGATGGTGACGGCGACGCTGCCGCCGTTCGAGCGGCCGGGCGAGGCGATCGACATTACCGTCTCGTCGCTCGGCAACGCCAAGAGCCTGCGCGGCGGCACGCTGCTGCTCACGCCGCTCAAGGGCGCCGACGGGCAGGTCTACGCGCTGGCCCAGGGCAACGTCGCCGTCGGCGGCGCGGGCGCGAGCGCCAACGGCAGCAAAGTGCAGGTCAATCAGCTCGCGGCCGGACGCGTTCCCTCCGGCGCGATCGTCGAGCGCGCCGTGCCGACGCAAGTCGCGCAGGCGGGCGGCACGATGCAGATGGAGCTGAACGACATGGACTACGACACGACGCAGCGTATCGTGGCGGCGGTCAACAACGCATTCGGCGAAGGCACGGCCACGCCGCTCGACGGGCGTACGATTCAACTGCGCGCGCCGATCGATCCGAGCCAGCAAGTCGCGTTCATGGCGCAGCTCGAGAACCTCGACGTGCGTCCGGCGCAAGCGGCCGCGAAGGTCATTCTCAATTCGCGCACGGGCTCGATCGTCATGAATCAGATGGTGACGCTGCAAAGCTGCGCGGTGGCGCACGGCAACTTGTCGGTCATTGTCAACACGCAGACGGCCGTGAGCCAGCCCGGCGCGTTCTCGAACGGCACGACCGTCTCGTCGCGGCAGTCGCAGATTCAACTGAAGCAGGACAACGGCTCGCTCAAGCTCGTCACGGCGGGCGCGAACCTGGCGGAAGTGGTGAAGGCGCTCAACGCGCTCGGCGCGACGCCGGCCGATTTGATGTCGATCCTGCAAGCGATGAAGGCCGCGGGCGCATTGCGCGCGGACCTCGAGATCATCTAA